From Spartinivicinus ruber, the proteins below share one genomic window:
- a CDS encoding branched-chain amino acid ABC transporter substrate-binding protein yields MIKKITKTVAALVITAPILSSTLASAETIKIALAGPVTGPVAQYGDMQFIGAKMAIEQVNKMGGANSNTLEGVVYDDACDPKQAVAVANKIVNDGIRYVIGHLCSNSTQPASDIYEDEGVLMVTAASTNPDITTRGYNLVFRTIGLDSLQGPTAGKFIVEKIKPKRVAIIHDKQQYGEGIATAVKNVLEKNNISVVLFEGVTSGDKDFSALIAKLKKENVDFIYYGGYHPELGLILRQSAEKGLNVQFMGPEGVGNKDISAIAGKASEGLLVTLPKSFDEDPENAKLVKAFKEKGQDPSGPFVFTAYSAVQVIADSMNIAKSSEPETVAKALRNNQFKTPTGTLAFDKKGDLKDFSFVVYKWHADGSKSILK; encoded by the coding sequence ATGATAAAAAAAATTACCAAAACAGTTGCTGCTTTAGTAATAACGGCACCGATTCTGTCTTCCACACTAGCCTCTGCTGAAACAATCAAAATAGCACTAGCAGGCCCTGTCACTGGCCCTGTTGCCCAATATGGGGATATGCAGTTTATTGGAGCTAAAATGGCTATTGAGCAAGTGAATAAAATGGGGGGGGCAAATAGTAATACCCTTGAAGGTGTAGTATACGATGATGCCTGTGATCCTAAACAAGCTGTTGCGGTAGCAAATAAAATAGTGAATGATGGAATTCGTTATGTAATAGGACACTTATGCTCTAATTCAACACAACCAGCATCGGATATTTATGAAGATGAAGGCGTGTTAATGGTTACAGCAGCATCGACCAACCCTGATATTACTACCAGGGGTTATAATCTAGTTTTTAGAACAATTGGGCTGGATAGTTTGCAAGGACCTACGGCGGGAAAATTCATTGTAGAAAAAATCAAGCCTAAACGTGTTGCAATTATTCATGATAAACAACAATATGGTGAGGGAATTGCTACTGCAGTTAAGAATGTGCTAGAAAAAAACAATATTTCCGTTGTCTTATTTGAAGGGGTGACTTCAGGGGATAAAGACTTTTCTGCTTTGATTGCCAAGTTAAAAAAAGAGAACGTAGATTTTATTTATTATGGTGGTTATCATCCTGAATTGGGATTAATTTTAAGACAGTCTGCTGAAAAAGGCCTAAATGTACAGTTTATGGGGCCTGAAGGTGTAGGTAATAAAGATATTAGTGCTATAGCAGGGAAAGCATCAGAAGGACTGTTGGTAACTTTGCCAAAAAGTTTTGATGAAGACCCGGAAAATGCCAAACTGGTTAAGGCATTTAAAGAAAAAGGTCAAGACCCTTCTGGACCATTTGTTTTTACTGCTTACTCTGCAGTACAAGTAATCGCAGATTCTATGAATATTGCTAAGTCATCTGAACCGGAAACTGTTGCAAAAGCATTACGCAATAATCAGTTTAAAACCCCTACTGGAACCTTGGCTTTTGATAAAAAAGGTGATTTAAAGGACTTCAGCTTTGTTGTTTATAAATGGCATGCAGATGGCAGTAAATCTATTTTGAAATGA
- a CDS encoding substrate-binding periplasmic protein, which produces MYTRIFTLICCSLVTTIAMGASYKLNLLTENNPPFNMSTTGKKFAREEKVDGLATVILREMCKRAQITCTFTLRFPWSKILEQAQTKPGYAIYTTVRTPEREPNFKWVGPITRNDWIFVAKTDSSIEIKNLDDAKKLRVGGYKGDAKAKFLESKGFSLITSLQDQRLLDKLNKGQIDVWATSDPAGPQLAQKHNVPVKKVFIIQRKDLYLAVNKQVPDEIIDKLQKAYEKMAQEGVVKQIEERFLQ; this is translated from the coding sequence ATGTACACCAGAATATTCACTCTTATCTGTTGTAGCTTGGTTACTACAATAGCAATGGGGGCCAGCTATAAATTAAACCTGCTCACCGAAAATAATCCCCCATTTAATATGAGTACTACTGGGAAAAAGTTTGCTCGTGAAGAGAAGGTGGATGGGTTAGCTACTGTCATTTTACGTGAGATGTGTAAACGGGCTCAGATAACTTGTACTTTTACGTTACGCTTTCCTTGGAGTAAGATTTTAGAGCAGGCTCAAACCAAGCCAGGCTATGCTATCTATACGACAGTACGGACCCCTGAACGGGAACCTAATTTTAAGTGGGTTGGGCCAATTACCCGAAATGACTGGATATTTGTTGCCAAAACAGACAGCAGTATTGAAATAAAGAACTTGGATGATGCAAAGAAGCTGCGAGTGGGAGGTTATAAAGGAGATGCTAAGGCTAAGTTTTTAGAAAGCAAAGGCTTTAGTTTGATTACCTCACTACAAGACCAACGTCTTTTAGATAAGCTGAACAAGGGGCAAATTGACGTATGGGCAACCAGTGATCCTGCTGGCCCTCAACTTGCTCAAAAACATAATGTACCAGTCAAAAAGGTTTTTATTATTCAACGAAAAGACCTTTATCTTGCCGTCAATAAACAAGTGCCTGATGAAATTATAGACAAGTTACAAAAAGCTTATGAGAAAATGGCGCAAGAGGGCGTCGTTAAGCAAATAGAAGAGCGTTTTCTGCAATAA
- a CDS encoding SDR family oxidoreductase, translated as MNQAFNFNSKRVFVMGGTSGINLGIAKCFASHGAQVAVASRSQEKVDKAVSELQTLGAEAIGFSVDVRDADKVKETFKLAHAQWGEFDVLVSGAAGNFPSPALGMSANGFKSVVDIDLLGSFNVLQAAHPYLTKPGASIINISAPQAFVASPLQSHVCAAKAGVDMLTRVLALEWGVDGIRINSIVPGPIENTEGMKRLAPTPAIQQVVQKTVPLNRLGTTDDIGHMAMFLASDYGSYVSGTVIPVDGGWSLGGTTTAMNELLKMLKGKS; from the coding sequence ATGAATCAAGCTTTTAACTTTAATAGCAAACGAGTTTTTGTAATGGGCGGCACTAGTGGCATAAATCTTGGCATTGCTAAGTGTTTTGCCAGCCATGGTGCTCAAGTTGCAGTTGCCAGTCGCTCTCAAGAAAAAGTAGATAAAGCCGTAAGCGAACTACAAACGCTCGGTGCAGAAGCTATTGGCTTTAGCGTTGATGTTCGCGATGCAGACAAAGTAAAAGAAACATTCAAACTGGCCCATGCACAATGGGGTGAATTTGATGTATTAGTTTCAGGCGCAGCAGGTAACTTTCCATCCCCTGCTTTAGGTATGTCTGCCAATGGCTTTAAGTCTGTTGTCGATATTGACTTATTAGGAAGCTTTAACGTATTACAGGCTGCCCACCCTTACCTCACCAAGCCAGGAGCCTCTATCATTAATATTTCCGCACCACAGGCCTTTGTTGCATCTCCTTTACAAAGCCATGTTTGCGCAGCAAAAGCTGGGGTTGATATGCTCACTCGTGTGCTTGCCTTAGAGTGGGGAGTTGACGGCATCAGAATCAATTCAATCGTTCCAGGCCCGATTGAAAATACTGAAGGAATGAAACGACTAGCACCAACACCAGCCATTCAACAAGTCGTGCAAAAAACTGTTCCTCTCAACCGGCTCGGAACGACCGATGATATAGGCCATATGGCTATGTTTCTCGCTTCAGATTATGGTAGCTATGTGAGCGGCACGGTAATACCGGTTGATGGTGGCTGGTCACTAGGTGGAACGACAACCGCTATGAATGAACTACTGAAAATGCTTAAAGGAAAAAGCTAG
- a CDS encoding dicarboxylate/amino acid:cation symporter: protein MKQLAKLYFSSSLLMRIFIGFLAGSAIGCAMWLLGTPEQTTSALQYIKPFGDLLVSMLKMIVVPVICFSLIVGSASLPIQRFGKVGLKVIGWYLLCSFLAAAIGALMATAFNPGSEAALEAWESIAATSQVQEAAELKATQAEAKQGGILSILLSMFENPFGALANGNFLAIITFSILFGLALRVLLESSKDEQQKNALNKLMEIISAGRDIIFKLVDWILEYTPVGVFALSIANFSAYGPKIAGPYVEVTVGVIAGVLVMVFIAYPLLLALVTRRNPIPVMKIMQEAIITAFITRSSAATLPVSIRVAEDDLKVKNELASFSLPLGATINMDGVCVHLPMFAILAANMFSMELGFSALVVLVITTVLASIGAGGVPGGSLMLLFIILQAMGLDPTQISIIVALALGINPILDMFETANNVTGDLVCTYAVASTSDLIDKSA, encoded by the coding sequence GTGAAACAACTTGCTAAGCTTTATTTTTCGTCATCGCTGCTAATGCGTATTTTCATCGGCTTTTTAGCTGGTTCAGCCATTGGCTGCGCTATGTGGTTATTGGGCACACCCGAACAAACAACAAGTGCACTGCAATATATCAAGCCATTTGGTGATTTATTGGTCAGCATGTTAAAGATGATTGTTGTGCCAGTCATTTGTTTCTCGTTAATCGTTGGCTCTGCAAGCTTACCCATTCAACGCTTTGGCAAAGTTGGACTAAAAGTAATCGGGTGGTATTTACTCTGCTCTTTTCTAGCTGCAGCGATAGGTGCTTTAATGGCTACGGCATTTAACCCAGGCAGCGAAGCAGCTTTAGAGGCTTGGGAAAGCATTGCTGCTACCAGCCAAGTTCAAGAAGCAGCTGAACTAAAAGCTACGCAAGCTGAAGCAAAACAAGGTGGTATCCTTAGCATTTTATTGAGCATGTTCGAAAACCCATTCGGAGCATTAGCCAATGGTAATTTTTTAGCTATCATCACCTTTTCTATTTTATTTGGCTTAGCACTTAGAGTGTTGCTTGAAAGCAGCAAAGATGAGCAACAAAAGAATGCGCTCAATAAACTAATGGAGATCATTTCCGCTGGACGGGATATTATTTTTAAGCTTGTAGATTGGATTTTAGAATATACTCCTGTTGGTGTATTTGCTTTATCTATTGCAAACTTCAGCGCCTACGGCCCTAAAATTGCCGGACCCTATGTAGAAGTAACTGTGGGTGTTATTGCTGGTGTCTTGGTAATGGTTTTCATTGCCTACCCTTTACTACTTGCCCTTGTAACAAGGCGTAACCCCATCCCTGTCATGAAAATCATGCAAGAAGCTATTATTACTGCTTTCATTACTCGTAGTAGTGCTGCCACCCTGCCTGTTTCTATACGCGTTGCCGAAGATGATCTCAAGGTAAAAAATGAGCTAGCAAGCTTTTCCTTACCATTAGGTGCAACCATTAATATGGATGGTGTTTGTGTCCATCTCCCTATGTTTGCCATTTTGGCAGCCAACATGTTTAGTATGGAGCTGGGCTTTAGTGCACTAGTAGTATTGGTAATAACCACGGTGCTTGCCTCAATTGGTGCTGGTGGTGTTCCTGGCGGTAGTCTGATGTTGTTGTTTATTATTTTACAAGCAATGGGCTTGGATCCTACTCAAATTTCTATCATTGTTGCATTGGCATTAGGCATTAACCCAATTTTGGATATGTTTGAAACAGCCAATAATGTTACTGGAGATTTAGTCTGCACCTATGCCGTAGCATCAACTTCAGACTTAATTGATAAATCAGCTTAA
- a CDS encoding DMT family transporter, producing MQSVYSGIFCTIFGYFLFSLMDAIGKWLTQSYSIAEITFFSSLFSLLPVSFMLIKIPPKKLLSTQRPTLHLLRGIIILGLRLTALFAFSLMPLADGFAIILTGPIILCIISPFLLGDKNTIHQHLAIGIGFIGVLVVLRPGFTTFNVGIVGALGAAICFALNTVLMKKMSATENKGSMLFYGMSFTILASGLLMIPSFSMPGLLDLSLFAACGLAAGFAQIFIFNALKTVSASMVGAFQYSCIVWGIVIGYLVWQTKPDIFIILGSIFIVISGITITKMAKKYQTQQLSK from the coding sequence GTGCAGTCAGTTTACTCTGGTATTTTCTGTACTATTTTTGGTTACTTTTTATTTAGCCTGATGGACGCTATTGGCAAATGGTTAACCCAAAGTTATAGCATTGCTGAGATCACTTTCTTTAGCTCTTTATTCAGCTTGTTACCTGTTAGCTTTATGCTGATAAAAATACCACCTAAAAAACTACTTTCAACTCAACGCCCGACTCTTCACCTGTTGAGAGGCATCATTATTCTAGGGCTCCGTTTAACCGCTCTGTTTGCTTTTAGCTTAATGCCACTGGCAGATGGCTTTGCCATTATTCTCACTGGCCCCATTATACTTTGTATAATATCTCCCTTTTTATTAGGAGATAAAAATACAATACATCAGCACCTTGCTATAGGGATTGGGTTTATCGGTGTACTGGTTGTCTTAAGACCAGGATTTACAACGTTTAATGTAGGAATTGTAGGTGCTTTAGGGGCAGCAATCTGCTTTGCATTAAATACAGTATTAATGAAAAAAATGAGTGCCACTGAAAATAAAGGCTCAATGCTTTTCTATGGTATGAGTTTTACTATTCTTGCTTCTGGTTTACTAATGATTCCTTCTTTTTCCATGCCAGGACTACTAGACTTATCCTTATTTGCTGCTTGCGGTTTGGCTGCTGGCTTTGCACAAATTTTCATTTTTAATGCGTTAAAAACTGTGTCAGCTTCTATGGTAGGTGCATTTCAGTATTCATGCATCGTTTGGGGAATAGTTATTGGCTATCTGGTTTGGCAAACAAAGCCTGATATTTTTATTATTCTTGGCTCTATTTTTATAGTCATTAGTGGAATCACCATTACCAAAATGGCTAAAAAATATCAAACTCAGCAACTATCAAAATAA
- a CDS encoding amino acid ABC transporter ATP-binding protein — protein MVEMRNVNKWYGEFHVLKDINMKVNKGERIVICGPSGSGKSTTIRCINRLEEHQQGEIIVAGTPLTNDVKNIESIRREVGMVFQHFNLFPHLTVLENCCLAPVWVRKKPRKEAIATAMHYLERVKIPDQANKYPGQLSGGQQQRVAIARSLCMNPEIMLFDEPTSALDPEMIKEVLDTMIELAEDGMTMLCVTHEMGFAKTVANRVIFMDGGQVVEENEPHEFFNNPQSERTQLFLSQILQH, from the coding sequence ATGGTTGAAATGCGCAATGTCAATAAATGGTATGGCGAATTTCATGTCTTAAAAGATATTAATATGAAAGTGAACAAAGGGGAGCGGATTGTAATTTGTGGCCCCTCTGGTTCAGGTAAGTCCACCACGATTCGCTGTATTAATCGGTTGGAAGAACACCAGCAGGGTGAAATTATAGTTGCTGGCACCCCATTGACAAATGATGTTAAGAATATTGAAAGCATTCGTCGTGAAGTGGGGATGGTGTTTCAACATTTTAACCTATTTCCACATTTGACAGTGCTGGAAAACTGCTGCTTAGCACCGGTTTGGGTTCGTAAAAAACCACGTAAAGAAGCAATAGCAACTGCAATGCATTATCTGGAGCGGGTTAAGATACCTGATCAGGCTAATAAATACCCCGGTCAATTATCGGGTGGCCAACAGCAACGGGTAGCAATTGCGCGAAGTTTATGTATGAACCCTGAGATAATGTTATTTGATGAACCGACCTCAGCACTTGATCCCGAAATGATTAAAGAAGTGCTGGATACTATGATTGAGCTGGCGGAAGATGGCATGACAATGCTATGTGTAACACATGAGATGGGTTTTGCTAAAACCGTTGCTAATCGGGTAATCTTTATGGATGGAGGGCAAGTGGTTGAGGAAAATGAGCCCCATGAATTCTTTAACAACCCTCAGTCAGAGCGAACTCAGCTATTCTTAAGTCAGATTTTACAGCACTAA
- a CDS encoding amino acid ABC transporter permease yields the protein MIHNDNKLPDLPPPKNTTGVIGWAKENLFSSPLNTIFTIIGCYLLYISLVPAIEWAFIKADWLGDSREACTSGGACWVFITARLDQFIYGFYPEDLHWRVNIVFAIFSVLIAALVIEKTPYKGWIATFALVVFPVIAFFLLYGGGFGLKVVETHKWGGLMLTLVLAVVGIVAALPFGVLLALGRRSEMPVVKSFCVMFIEIWRGVPLITVLFMASVMLPLFIPEEVSFDKLLRALVGIVMFQSAYMAEVVRGGLQAIPKGQYEAAKALGLSYWKSMGLIILPQALKMMIPGIVNTFIALFKDTSLVLIIGLFDLLAIVQAGLSDPKWLGYSVEGYVFVAFVFWIFCFGMSRYSQALEKKLDTGHKS from the coding sequence ATGATTCATAACGACAATAAACTACCAGACTTGCCTCCACCAAAAAATACAACAGGTGTTATTGGCTGGGCTAAGGAAAATTTATTTTCATCACCTTTAAATACAATTTTTACAATCATAGGTTGTTATTTGCTTTATATCAGCCTGGTACCTGCTATTGAGTGGGCCTTTATTAAAGCTGATTGGCTGGGTGATTCGAGAGAAGCTTGCACCAGTGGTGGGGCTTGTTGGGTTTTTATTACTGCTAGGCTAGACCAGTTTATTTATGGATTTTATCCAGAAGATCTACATTGGCGAGTTAATATAGTTTTCGCTATTTTTTCCGTATTAATTGCTGCCTTAGTTATTGAGAAGACTCCTTATAAAGGCTGGATTGCAACTTTTGCATTGGTGGTATTTCCAGTTATTGCCTTCTTCTTACTTTATGGTGGCGGGTTTGGTTTAAAAGTAGTTGAAACCCATAAATGGGGCGGCTTGATGCTGACACTGGTACTGGCTGTTGTCGGTATTGTGGCTGCATTACCTTTTGGTGTCTTATTGGCGTTGGGGCGTCGTTCTGAGATGCCTGTAGTTAAGTCTTTCTGCGTCATGTTTATTGAAATTTGGCGTGGCGTGCCATTAATAACTGTGTTGTTTATGGCGTCTGTGATGTTGCCATTATTTATTCCGGAAGAGGTATCCTTTGATAAACTGTTACGTGCTTTAGTGGGTATAGTCATGTTCCAGTCAGCCTATATGGCTGAAGTAGTTCGTGGAGGACTACAAGCAATACCTAAAGGACAGTATGAGGCAGCTAAAGCACTTGGTCTTAGTTATTGGAAATCAATGGGGCTAATTATTCTTCCCCAGGCATTGAAAATGATGATTCCAGGGATTGTTAATACCTTCATTGCTTTGTTTAAGGATACCAGCTTGGTATTAATTATTGGCCTTTTTGATCTACTTGCAATTGTTCAGGCAGGTTTGTCAGATCCAAAATGGTTGGGCTACTCGGTAGAAGGATATGTATTTGTAGCTTTTGTTTTTTGGATCTTCTGTTTTGGTATGTCTCGATATAGTCAGGCTTTAGAGAAAAAGCTAGATACTGGACATAAAAGCTAA
- a CDS encoding amino acid ABC transporter permease, which translates to MPDNKHNLATGNVSFWNDPAKRSLLFQAILFIAVFAVGYIIYQNTQHNLESRGITTGFEFLDAEAGFGIIQSLIPYDETHSYGRTFVVGLLNTILVSALGVFFATILGFLIGIARLSHNWLISRIAAVYIEIFRNIPLLLQIFFWYFAVLRLLPGPRQSLEFSGIAFLNVRGIYLPSPILSEGFGWVLAALVIAVIAIVFIKRWAKKRQNTTGEQFPVFWASLAILIGLPFIVFLISGASLQWEIPELKGFNFRGGLTIIPELSALLIALTIYTAAFIAEIVRSGIESINKGQTEAAHALGINPGKTLQLVIIPQAMRVIIPPLTSQYLNLIKNSSLATAIGYPDLVSVFAGTTLNQTGQAIEVISMTMAVYLTLSLLVSLFMNWYNKRMALVER; encoded by the coding sequence ATGCCGGACAACAAGCATAATCTGGCAACTGGAAACGTGAGTTTCTGGAATGATCCAGCCAAGCGATCATTACTCTTTCAAGCCATTTTATTTATAGCAGTTTTTGCTGTTGGATATATTATTTATCAAAATACTCAGCATAACCTGGAAAGCCGTGGAATAACTACAGGTTTTGAGTTTTTAGATGCAGAAGCTGGGTTTGGTATTATCCAAAGCCTTATTCCCTATGATGAAACCCATAGTTATGGTAGAACCTTTGTCGTAGGCTTGTTGAACACCATTTTAGTGTCTGCACTAGGAGTATTTTTCGCGACAATTTTGGGTTTTCTGATAGGTATTGCTCGTCTATCTCATAACTGGTTAATTTCTCGGATAGCCGCAGTCTACATCGAAATATTTCGTAATATCCCTCTCTTGTTGCAGATATTTTTCTGGTATTTTGCTGTGTTAAGGCTTTTGCCAGGACCTAGGCAAAGTCTTGAATTTTCTGGTATAGCTTTTCTCAATGTGCGTGGGATATATCTGCCTTCACCTATCTTGAGTGAAGGGTTCGGCTGGGTTCTTGCCGCACTGGTGATTGCAGTTATAGCAATTGTTTTTATAAAACGATGGGCTAAGAAAAGACAAAATACAACTGGTGAACAGTTTCCAGTTTTTTGGGCGTCGCTTGCTATATTAATTGGCTTGCCATTTATAGTATTTCTTATCAGTGGAGCCTCTTTACAGTGGGAAATACCAGAACTCAAAGGGTTTAACTTTAGAGGCGGTTTAACCATTATTCCTGAACTAAGTGCACTATTAATTGCTCTTACTATCTATACTGCGGCATTTATTGCAGAGATTGTTCGATCAGGGATTGAGTCGATTAATAAAGGGCAAACTGAGGCAGCTCATGCACTAGGAATTAATCCTGGTAAAACACTACAACTGGTCATAATTCCACAAGCGATGCGGGTTATTATTCCCCCATTGACAAGCCAATACTTAAATCTTATCAAAAACTCATCACTGGCAACAGCAATAGGCTATCCCGACTTAGTTTCGGTATTTGCTGGTACAACGTTAAACCAGACTGGTCAGGCTATCGAAGTTATATCAATGACGATGGCAGTATACTTGACATTGAGTTTACTCGTGTCTCTGTTTATGAACTGGTATAACAAACGCATGGCGTTGGTGGAGAGATAA
- a CDS encoding amino acid ABC transporter substrate-binding protein — protein MKMIGLVAAATAISVSFASASISADTLSTVKKNGFVKCGVSTGLPGFSNPDDKGKWQGLDVDVCRAVAAATLGDEKKVKYIPLTAKERFTALQSGEIDILSRNTTWTLTRDVSLGLNFAGVNYYDGQGFMVSKSLGVKSAKELDGAAVCIQSGTTTELNLADYFRQHKMKYTPVVFDTSDQTVKGFEAGRCDVLTSDQSQLYALKIKLSKPQNAMVLPEIISKEPLGPVVKQADDKWFNIVKWSLFAMVNAEELGLTSSNIDAKKKAKNPEVKRFVESDGPIAKQLGLNQDWAYQIVKQVGNYGESFDRNVGKNSPLNIDRGVNALWSKGGFMYAPPMR, from the coding sequence ATGAAGATGATAGGTCTAGTAGCGGCTGCAACCGCAATCAGTGTGTCTTTTGCCTCTGCTTCTATTTCTGCTGATACTTTATCAACAGTAAAAAAGAACGGTTTTGTCAAATGCGGTGTTAGTACCGGTTTGCCTGGTTTTTCGAACCCAGATGATAAAGGTAAGTGGCAAGGTTTAGATGTGGATGTCTGTCGTGCAGTAGCAGCAGCAACCCTCGGTGATGAGAAAAAAGTTAAATACATTCCGCTTACTGCGAAAGAACGCTTTACTGCTCTACAATCAGGTGAAATTGATATTCTTTCTCGTAACACCACTTGGACACTGACTCGTGATGTATCCCTAGGATTAAACTTTGCTGGCGTTAATTATTATGATGGCCAAGGGTTTATGGTCAGCAAAAGCTTAGGCGTCAAGAGTGCGAAAGAACTAGATGGTGCTGCAGTTTGTATTCAGTCAGGTACTACTACCGAACTTAACTTAGCAGACTATTTCCGTCAGCATAAAATGAAGTATACACCAGTTGTATTTGATACTTCTGACCAAACTGTTAAAGGTTTTGAAGCGGGTCGTTGTGATGTGTTAACCAGTGACCAATCACAGCTCTATGCGCTAAAAATCAAGTTATCTAAACCGCAGAATGCGATGGTATTGCCAGAAATAATTTCTAAAGAGCCATTAGGTCCAGTGGTTAAACAGGCTGATGATAAATGGTTTAACATTGTTAAATGGTCATTATTTGCCATGGTTAATGCAGAAGAGCTTGGGTTGACTTCCTCTAATATTGATGCCAAGAAAAAGGCTAAAAACCCTGAAGTTAAACGCTTTGTTGAAAGTGATGGTCCTATTGCAAAACAGTTGGGCTTAAACCAAGACTGGGCTTATCAGATAGTTAAGCAAGTAGGTAATTATGGAGAGTCTTTTGATCGCAATGTTGGTAAAAACTCGCCTTTAAACATCGACCGTGGTGTGAATGCTCTATGGAGCAAAGGCGGCTTCATGTATGCCCCCCCAATGCGCTAA
- the cysN gene encoding sulfate adenylyltransferase subunit CysN: MSHQSDLIASDIHAYLAEHEQKQLLRFLTCGNVDDGKSTLIGRLLHDSKMIYEDQLAAVQADSSKIGTTGEKLDLALLVDGLQAEREQGITIDVAFRYFSTAKRKFIIADTPGHEQYTRNMATGASTCDLAIILVDARYGVKTQTRRHSYIAALLGIKHLVVAINKMDLIEYSEEKFNEIKKDYLDFAEQINVSDICFVPISALDGDNVVEFSTNMPWYQGETLMHILENITIDNDKNITDFRFPVQYVNRPNLNFRGFSGTVSSGTIKPGDEVAVLPSGKSSKIKSIVSYDGEQEKASAGEAVTLTLTDEIDVSRGDMLVKAGDKPFVSRQFIAHVVWMSDAPLTEEKQYDIKLSCNSTAGRVESIQYKIDINTLEKCPASQLELNEIAVCNLVVNKPVVFDSYDQNRLAGSFILIDRLTNVTVGAGMIISEETTQQKSSVVTPAQRKQRLHQQPLVIIINGEQQSFVYTAQRLERLLFDLGKTVVVLPDNWDQEIYQRVIPTLLSAGLIVISKAIDNLATEKVLKIDHNDISLEELERLVTYNV, from the coding sequence ATGTCACACCAATCTGATTTAATTGCTTCTGATATTCATGCTTATTTAGCTGAGCACGAACAAAAACAACTGCTGCGCTTTTTAACCTGTGGAAATGTAGATGATGGCAAAAGCACATTAATCGGTCGTTTATTGCATGACTCTAAAATGATTTATGAAGACCAGCTGGCAGCAGTGCAGGCTGACAGTAGTAAAATAGGAACGACAGGGGAAAAGCTTGATTTAGCACTCTTAGTTGATGGTTTACAAGCTGAGCGTGAACAGGGCATTACCATTGATGTTGCGTTTCGATATTTTTCAACAGCAAAACGTAAATTTATTATTGCAGATACACCAGGCCATGAGCAGTATACTCGGAATATGGCAACGGGTGCTTCAACCTGTGATTTAGCGATTATTTTGGTTGATGCTCGTTATGGTGTGAAAACACAAACTCGTCGTCATAGTTATATTGCAGCTTTATTAGGGATTAAACATTTAGTTGTTGCAATTAATAAAATGGATTTAATTGAATATTCTGAAGAAAAATTTAATGAAATAAAAAAAGATTACTTGGATTTTGCTGAGCAGATTAATGTTAGCGATATTTGTTTTGTGCCTATTTCTGCATTAGATGGTGATAATGTAGTTGAATTTAGTACAAATATGCCGTGGTATCAGGGCGAAACGTTGATGCACATTTTAGAAAATATCACTATCGACAATGATAAAAATATCACCGATTTTCGTTTTCCTGTTCAATATGTTAATCGCCCCAACCTCAATTTTAGAGGGTTTAGTGGCACAGTTTCATCAGGCACAATTAAACCTGGCGATGAAGTTGCTGTATTGCCCTCAGGTAAATCAAGTAAGATTAAAAGCATTGTTAGTTATGATGGGGAACAGGAAAAAGCGAGTGCAGGCGAAGCTGTAACTTTGACATTAACAGATGAAATCGATGTGAGTAGAGGTGACATGCTAGTAAAAGCTGGTGATAAGCCCTTTGTTAGTCGTCAGTTCATAGCTCATGTTGTTTGGATGTCTGACGCTCCATTAACAGAAGAAAAGCAATATGACATTAAACTATCCTGCAATTCCACTGCGGGTCGTGTAGAGTCCATTCAATATAAGATTGATATCAATACGCTGGAAAAATGTCCCGCCAGCCAATTGGAATTAAATGAGATTGCTGTTTGTAATTTAGTTGTTAATAAGCCAGTCGTTTTTGATTCATATGATCAAAATCGCTTGGCGGGCTCATTTATTCTCATTGATCGGTTAACCAATGTAACTGTTGGGGCTGGAATGATAATCAGTGAGGAAACGACACAACAGAAAAGTAGTGTTGTTACGCCTGCTCAGCGAAAACAACGGCTTCATCAGCAGCCACTGGTTATCATAATTAATGGTGAGCAGCAGTCATTTGTATATACTGCTCAACGTTTGGAGCGATTGTTATTCGATTTAGGAAAAACAGTGGTTGTATTACCGGATAACTGGGATCAAGAAATCTATCAAAGAGTTATTCCAACCTTATTATCTGCAGGCTTGATTGTTATATCTAAAGCGATTGATAATTTGGCAACTGAAAAGGTGCTTAAAATTGATCATAACGATATATCGCTAGAGGAATTAGAACGGCTAGTAACTTATAATGTTTAA